A stretch of Geotrypetes seraphini chromosome 2, aGeoSer1.1, whole genome shotgun sequence DNA encodes these proteins:
- the FBXL7 gene encoding F-box/LRR-repeat protein 7 isoform X2 — MRTLSTPSPALICPPNFHSFQNGRGSSTSSSSITGETVAIVHSPPPTRLSHPLIQLSSKHQKAQANIDRLPDQCMVQILSYLPTNQLCRCTRVCHRWYNLAWDPRLWRTIRLMGETINVDRALKVLTRRLCQDTPNVCLMLETVIISGCRRLTDRGLYTIAQCCPELRRLEVSGCYNISNEAVFDVVSLCPNLEHLDVSGCSKVTCISLTREASIKLSPLHGKQISIRYLDMTDCFVLEDEGLHTIAAHCTQLTHLYLRRCVRITDEGLRYIMIYCTSIKELSVSDCRFVSDFGMREIAKLESRLRYLSIAHCGRITDVGIRYIAKYCGKLRYLNARGCEGITDHGVEYLAKNCTKLKSLDIGKCPLVSDSGLEVLALNCFNLKRLSLKSCESVTGQGLQIVAANCFDLQMLNVQDCDISVEALRFVKRHCKRCVIEHTNPAFF, encoded by the exons ATGCGTACACTCAGCACGCCTAGCCCAGCCCTGATATGTCCACCAAATTTTCACAGCTTTCAGAATGGAAGAGGGTCCTCCACCTCATCATCCTCAATCACAGGGGAGACTGTTGCCATTGTCCATTCGCCTCCTCCAACCCGCCTAAGCCATCCTCTCATCCAACTCTCCTCCAAGCACCAGAAGGCACAGGCAAACATTGACCGGCTGCCGGATCAGTGCATGGTTCAGATCTTGTCCTACCTTCCTACCAACCAGCTTTGCCGCTGCACCAGAGTGTGTCACCGTTGGTACAACCTAGCCTGGGATCCCCGGCTTTGGAGGACTATTCGCCTGATGGGAGAGACGATCAATGTGGATAGAGCTCTTAAAGTGCTGACCAGAAGACTTTGTCAAGACACCCCAAATGTATGTCTTATGTTGGAGACCGTAATTATTAGTGGCTGCAGGCGGCTCACAGACAGGGGACTCTATACTATCGCTCAGTGCTGCCCTGAACTGAGGAGGCTGGAGGTTTCAGGATGTTATAACATATCCAACGAGGCAGTTTTTGATGTAGTGTCGCTGTGTCCAAACTTGGAGCACCTGGATGTGTCAG GCTGTTCCAAAGTGACTTGCATTAGCCTCACCCGGGAAGCATCTATCAAGCTGTCCCCCTTGCATGGCAAACAGATCTCCATCCGCTACTTGGACATGACCGATTGCTTTGTCCTGGAGGATGAAGGATTGCACACTATTGCGGCCCACTGCACTCAGCTCACCCACCTGTACTTGCGCAGGTGTGTTCGCATAACGGACGAGGGCCTTCGCTACATTATGATTTATTGCACGTCCATCAAAGAACTGAGCGTCAGCGACTGCCGCTTTGTCAGTGACTTTGGCATGCGGGAAATTGCCAAACTGGAATCCCGCCTACGCTATCTCAGCATTGCCCACTGCGGCCGCATAACTGATGTCGGCATCCGCTACATTGCCAAGTACTGCGGCAAGCTACGCTACCTCAATGCACGGGGCTGCGAAGGCATCACGGACCATGGCGTGGAATACCTTGCCAAAAATTGCACAAAACTCAAGTCACTAGATATTGGGAAATGCCCCCTGGTCTCTGACAGCGGCCTAGAGGTTTTGGCCCTGAACTGCTTTAATCTGAAACGCCTGAGTCTGAAGTCCTGCGAGAGTGTTACGGGCCAGGGCCTGCAGATTGTGGCGGCCAATTGCTTTGACTTACAAATGCTGAATGTGCAGGACTGTGACATCTCTGTGGAAGCGTTGCGCTTTGTTAAGCGCCACTGCAAGCGCTGTGTCATTGAGCACACAAACCCTGCATTTTTCTAA
- the FBXL7 gene encoding F-box/LRR-repeat protein 7 isoform X1, with protein sequence MGANNGKQYGSEGKGSSSISSDVSSSTDHTPTKAQKNAATSEDSDLSMRTLSTPSPALICPPNFHSFQNGRGSSTSSSSITGETVAIVHSPPPTRLSHPLIQLSSKHQKAQANIDRLPDQCMVQILSYLPTNQLCRCTRVCHRWYNLAWDPRLWRTIRLMGETINVDRALKVLTRRLCQDTPNVCLMLETVIISGCRRLTDRGLYTIAQCCPELRRLEVSGCYNISNEAVFDVVSLCPNLEHLDVSGCSKVTCISLTREASIKLSPLHGKQISIRYLDMTDCFVLEDEGLHTIAAHCTQLTHLYLRRCVRITDEGLRYIMIYCTSIKELSVSDCRFVSDFGMREIAKLESRLRYLSIAHCGRITDVGIRYIAKYCGKLRYLNARGCEGITDHGVEYLAKNCTKLKSLDIGKCPLVSDSGLEVLALNCFNLKRLSLKSCESVTGQGLQIVAANCFDLQMLNVQDCDISVEALRFVKRHCKRCVIEHTNPAFF encoded by the exons ATTCGGATTTGAGTATGCGTACACTCAGCACGCCTAGCCCAGCCCTGATATGTCCACCAAATTTTCACAGCTTTCAGAATGGAAGAGGGTCCTCCACCTCATCATCCTCAATCACAGGGGAGACTGTTGCCATTGTCCATTCGCCTCCTCCAACCCGCCTAAGCCATCCTCTCATCCAACTCTCCTCCAAGCACCAGAAGGCACAGGCAAACATTGACCGGCTGCCGGATCAGTGCATGGTTCAGATCTTGTCCTACCTTCCTACCAACCAGCTTTGCCGCTGCACCAGAGTGTGTCACCGTTGGTACAACCTAGCCTGGGATCCCCGGCTTTGGAGGACTATTCGCCTGATGGGAGAGACGATCAATGTGGATAGAGCTCTTAAAGTGCTGACCAGAAGACTTTGTCAAGACACCCCAAATGTATGTCTTATGTTGGAGACCGTAATTATTAGTGGCTGCAGGCGGCTCACAGACAGGGGACTCTATACTATCGCTCAGTGCTGCCCTGAACTGAGGAGGCTGGAGGTTTCAGGATGTTATAACATATCCAACGAGGCAGTTTTTGATGTAGTGTCGCTGTGTCCAAACTTGGAGCACCTGGATGTGTCAG GCTGTTCCAAAGTGACTTGCATTAGCCTCACCCGGGAAGCATCTATCAAGCTGTCCCCCTTGCATGGCAAACAGATCTCCATCCGCTACTTGGACATGACCGATTGCTTTGTCCTGGAGGATGAAGGATTGCACACTATTGCGGCCCACTGCACTCAGCTCACCCACCTGTACTTGCGCAGGTGTGTTCGCATAACGGACGAGGGCCTTCGCTACATTATGATTTATTGCACGTCCATCAAAGAACTGAGCGTCAGCGACTGCCGCTTTGTCAGTGACTTTGGCATGCGGGAAATTGCCAAACTGGAATCCCGCCTACGCTATCTCAGCATTGCCCACTGCGGCCGCATAACTGATGTCGGCATCCGCTACATTGCCAAGTACTGCGGCAAGCTACGCTACCTCAATGCACGGGGCTGCGAAGGCATCACGGACCATGGCGTGGAATACCTTGCCAAAAATTGCACAAAACTCAAGTCACTAGATATTGGGAAATGCCCCCTGGTCTCTGACAGCGGCCTAGAGGTTTTGGCCCTGAACTGCTTTAATCTGAAACGCCTGAGTCTGAAGTCCTGCGAGAGTGTTACGGGCCAGGGCCTGCAGATTGTGGCGGCCAATTGCTTTGACTTACAAATGCTGAATGTGCAGGACTGTGACATCTCTGTGGAAGCGTTGCGCTTTGTTAAGCGCCACTGCAAGCGCTGTGTCATTGAGCACACAAACCCTGCATTTTTCTAA